The following is a genomic window from Sphingobacterium spiritivorum.
GTATCCGGCACTTAGATTATTAAACGGTTATGAAGCCGAAATCCATCCCGGAGATACATTATATATGCCGGCAGGTTGGTGGCACTATATTCAGTATGCTACTGAAGGATATTCTATTTCAGTAAGAGCATTACCTTCATCATTCAGTGAGAAACTTAAAGGTGCCAGAAATCTGTTTATTACGCGTTATTTTGATGATACAATGCGTAAAATATTTAAAGATAAATGGTTTGATTATAAGATTCAAACAGCCAAAGTTCGTGCAAACCGTGCGATGAAAAGATACAAGTAAGAAGTATTCGGATGCTTCTTATCGTAAAAGGCTTAATCATGTTCTGCATATGATTAAGCCTTTTTATATTATACCCTTTCCATAGCCTACTGTTTACTTATGCAATTTCCTGCTGGCGGGGATGGCATGAAGCGCTCGGGTTGTCAAAAAGTTATACTATTCCGTCAGTTGCTGTCTTCACCTACTGTTATACAATGACACAGTTAAATTAACCCGTATTTTATGTCGTCATTAATGACTTATATGGGGAGAATATGTAATTTTCACTGTGCTGGCTCACTCTGAATGGTACTTGTGGATCAAACAATTCCTGAAGCTTACTGGCCAGCAATTCAACAAACCGTTCTTTTTCTTCAGCCAGAAAATCTCCGGAGAGATCCTGGTCTGCTTTTTTCACTTTATTCTTGTCGTCTGTAAATTCTACTTTAGTCTGAAATAACGTTCCACCGTTTTTCATTTTCCTGACCACATAAAGATTAGGTTCGACATTTCTGATGTTTTTCGCTTTTTCAAATACATACGTATAGAATAATGTCTGTACTAAAGCCTTATTGAGCTTTTTGCCATCAGTATTGAATGCCTCTTCCAGACTTTTATAATCCAGTTCGTCACTTCCGGTTTTATAATCTACTATACGTGTTACACCGTCCTGACCGATATCGACACGATCGATAATTCCCTTCATATGAATGATCTGTTTCCGGCCATAGCTATCATTAAATTCAAACGGAACAATCATCTCTTCTTCCATCTGTAGAATCGTGAAGGGAGCAGAGCGCTCATCATGATCCAGAATAATATGGATATACTCTTTAACAATAGCCATTATGACGCGTTGTATACCTGTAAAATGTATTTTTTTGGTATTTTCAGGATAAAATTCTTTGATAAAATTATGCTCAATCAGTTTAGTGAGATCTTTTCGTTTTTGTGCAATACGTTCCGGACTGATGAAATTACTTTCGGCTTTCAGCTGGTTATAAAAATCTTCCATTGCCCCATGTAATATTGTTCCGAGATTATTGGCTTCTACGACTTCGTTGACTTCTTCGGGTTCACTGATTTCTGCAACATACTTGTAAAAGAAGTCAATAGGGTTGGCAATATAAGTAGTAAGTGCAGAAGCAGATAATGTCCGGTTTCCGGATAAGTATAATCCTAATTTATCCATTATTACTGTTGTCTTTGGTATTACCAGTTCCTGCTGATCTTCTACTTTGATTTGCAGATGTTGATCCTGATAACGGAATTCAAAATTGCTTTCAAACTCTAACTGTTTCAAAAATCTGCTGGGTTCTCCGGTATTACTTTCGTCTGTCAGACTGTTGTATACAAAGCTTAATTTTTGTGCACGTTGTACCAGCCTGTAAAAGATATAGGCCGATATAGCATCCTGATTTTCGAGTACCGGCAAACCATACGCCCGCCTTAAACTATCCGGTATGAAGCTGTTTCCGACACTATTCTGCGGAATGATACCATCATTAAGACCTAAGATCACCACATGATCAAAATTAAGGTTACGTGTTTCCAGAAGCCCCATCACCTGCAGGCCACTCAGAGGGTCACCACTTAGCGGTACGGATATGGCTTCCAATGCTTTTCGGATCAGTGCTGCCGCAAATCTGGGTGCAAAGTTGTTGCCAGAGGTCTGTATGTGTTGCGCCAGAGTGTCGTGCATTCTGTTTAACTCCTGGATCGTTTTAACAAATAGTTCTGCATCCAGTTGCCGTAAATTTTGTTGTTCTAAATGCCGTTTTGCAAGATATTCCAACAAAGATTTTAGTTCCTTGGTCAGACTTAATGCATCTCTCACTTTTTGGAAAAAGAATTGAAATATGCCTTTTTGCTGAACTAACCGTTCTAATGGAATGACCACCAATTGCTCTTTTACAAAGGCAGCCAGTACCTGTGTGCGTTTTTTCTCATCGACAGCAATAAGCGGATGTGTCAAAAACTTTTCTACAGTTTTATAAGGAACATTCAGTTCTTCAGCAGAGCGGGGACTCATCATGTCTACCTGATGAGACAACCACAAATCCGCCAATCCAAATAAGGAGGAAGATGTGTAACCCAGTCCCATAGTCACATTCAGATTGACCTGTATACTTTGTTCATCCGAAGGGATAGTCTGTAGGGTAGGTAATAATAAACTCTCATCAGCCAATACAATCACAGTCTGACCATAAGATGGATCTTGTTTTAGTTGCTCATAATCTTCAGACAAAACCTGATTGAGAATTTTAGCCTGTGTCGTCTGCCCCTGTACTTTATATACAGTAGTCGGTGTCGTCAGCTCATCGATCAAACTGCATTGATTGTTCAACTCATTTTTTAAGCCGTACAGATCGATGTTCTTTCTTAAAAATAATCCTGCTTCATGGAGCGGATCGTTTAGGTAGTAGCTGTCGGTATCAAAATAGAAGAGTGTTTTTCCCTGATCCTGCCACCTTTTGAAAACAATAGCTTCTGTTTGGCTTAAGGCATTAAATCCGACCAAAATAATCCTGCCCTTGTCAAAGTTGTTGACAAATTGTGGATTGGAGCAGGTCTGGTGAGCAAGTTGCCGGTAGATCTGCCCCATAGTGGTCAGACCTTTCGCTGTTAGTGCATCATGAAATAACCGGTATAAAAGAGGCATTCTGCGCCACATGCGAATGAAATTCTCCTGTTGTCTTTTGTGTTTCCCTTCTGTATAAGATGTCCAGAATCTGGACAGAAACTGATGCTGCTCTTCAGTGAGGAAGTCAAATTGTTGATTAATAACAGCGATATCTTCCAGCTCCTTAAACAAACGGTCAGCCTCCACATTGTCCATGTCAATCTGTCCAAAATCACTAAGAATCGTTTTGGCAACCGGAAAGAACTTGTCCATCTCTATCTGTTTGCCTGATTCTTTGATTAGCAATTCATTATACAGATTGAAAAGCGTGAAGAACTGGGTGTAGAAATCAGCAACGTTCAGATGGGTGGATTGTGCAAAGAATTCCTGTATAGTGAATACGGAAGGGCTCCAGAAAGGCTTTTGATATATTTCTGATAAATATTGATTGAGATAGGTTGCCGGTCTTTTGTTATTAAAAATAATAGCACAATCCTGAAGGTGATCTCCAAATTTGGCTACTAAATCTTCCGCTACTTCTTTTAAAAATGGTTTCATACTGCGCAATTAAATAACAGGTTTAAGTGTATTGGTGGTGGCATAGAATAAATATCCTTCCACATCTTTATAGCCTATTTTACCTAGAAGATCCATATAGATACGGACCTGATCCAAATGTTCCGGATGCTCCTGAAATGTAAATTTATAATCGATGACGGCTACAAAATTATCCTGAATCAGTATTTTGTCAGGACGATAGACATGCCCGTCAGCACTCACAATAGATCTTTCCGAAAAATGCTGCTCTGCTTTACTCAATAACTCATTTAGCTGTTCATGTTGTAATACACGTGTTGCTTCCTGTTGGAACAGGATTTTTTCTTCCTCCATAATTGTTCCTTCCAGCAGGAGGCTGTCCAGATAGGATGGAAGCTCGGCCAAAGACTTTATATCAGCGAGTATGGTATGAAGTATACTTCCTTGTCTTCCGGCCTGTCCAATATGAAGAACGTGAGCTGCATTTTTTTCCTCATGAGGAATATAGATATCCGATAATCTGTCAGAAGTAGGGTAGGCATGCAAGCCGATCGTTTGCGGAGAATCCTGTTTTCTATCTGTACGGACAGGTTTTTCAACATTATACACGTCTTCAGATTCAAAATGCTCTGCTAAAACAAGCTGGAAAAGATCGCCGGTATTGCTTAGCTTTTTCAAATCTTTCTTTTCCTTGATGCCGATATACAGATAATCTTTTGCACGTGTGGTCGCCACATAGATCATGTTAAGTGCATCGATGTGGCTGTACAGGTTCTCTTCAAAGTAATAGTTTGCTACACTGGACTTTGCTAATTCATCCTTGTACTTCAGTGGTATACTTTTCAGTGCCTCATAGGACGTGTTAACTGCGGGAACCCAGAATATTCCATTTGTCTTTCCACCCAGATCCAGGTTACAGAATGGAATAAATACGGCACGGAAAGCGAGCCCTTTGGACTTGTGGATAGTCATGACCTGTACAGCATTTGCCGCATCAGGAGATGGCAATGTTTTTCGTACACCATCTTCTTCCCACCAATTCAGAAAACTTAATACCCCTTTTTCTCCCTGTTTTGTTGCATTTGCGGTAATATCCCGAAATGAAAGGAGGTAGGCCAGGTATTCCGGTTTCTGGTCCAGACCATATGCATGGATGATACGTTCCACCAGTTCCGGCAGAGGCAGTTGCATCCAGTTATTAGCTTCTTCGCATAAGCGTGGGGGAAGTATCCCTGAAAGCTGTGATAAGCTCTTTCCTTTGATGGTCAGGAATATATCAGGGTCAATTGCAATGTCCCGGATCTTATGATAAAGCGAAATACAATTGGCCTTATACAAAGATGTATTTTCATCATATCCTACCAGAATATACAGGGTGTTGATGATCAGTTTTATAGCTGTGCTGTTTGCTATCATCAGCGCATCTCCTGATACAACGGGAATACCTGCAGCCATCAGCTCGTTGACAACGGACTCTGCCTCTCCATTGGTTCTCACCAGTACACACATCTCACTGTAGGTATAATGGAAATCCTGCTGTATACGTCGGATCTCTTCAATGGTATCCTTCAGTGCATATTCTCTGAATACGGAATCACTGAACATGCGTTCTTCTTCTTCCTGTTTACTGAATTTGCTGATTTTGATAATTCCTCCTTCGGGAGTTCTGGGAGTTGTATTCTGCCTTACATTTTCAAATATTGAATTGATAATATCGTGATATCCTTTGGCGACCCACCAGTCCAGAAGTTCGGTCTTTTCGGTTTCTGCAACTAATAAATTGAGTTTATCCTGCAGAAGACGGGGAAAGGAAGCGTACAGGAAGTTATTAAATTCAATAATAGCCGTGCTGCTTCTATGGTTATCCTCCAGATTGTCATCTACAATATGATGACTTCCCAAATCTGCTTTGGCTCCGCTTTCGAGTATGCTCCAGTCGCCATTGCGCCAGCGATAAATAGACTGCTTTGTATCGCCCACGATAAGATGATCTGTAAATTCTTCGCTGGGTGCAGAGATTGCATTCTGCACTAAGGATCTGAAACTCTTCCATTGTGAAACGGAAGTGTCCTGAAACTCATCAAACAGAAAATTGCGGTAGCGATTGCCTATTTTTTCCCATATAAAAGAAGGATTATCTCCGGCATCTTCCGTGATTCCGGTTAATAAATGCTGCGCATCGCTGATTAACAAGTTGCCACTTTCCTCCCGATATGCCCGCAGTAAGAGCGCAAGTTCCTGCATGAGACGGAGGTAGTACACATTGTTCTGGAATTGAGTGGCCAGAATA
Proteins encoded in this region:
- a CDS encoding PD-(D/E)XK nuclease family protein, with translation MKPFLKEVAEDLVAKFGDHLQDCAIIFNNKRPATYLNQYLSEIYQKPFWSPSVFTIQEFFAQSTHLNVADFYTQFFTLFNLYNELLIKESGKQIEMDKFFPVAKTILSDFGQIDMDNVEADRLFKELEDIAVINQQFDFLTEEQHQFLSRFWTSYTEGKHKRQQENFIRMWRRMPLLYRLFHDALTAKGLTTMGQIYRQLAHQTCSNPQFVNNFDKGRIILVGFNALSQTEAIVFKRWQDQGKTLFYFDTDSYYLNDPLHEAGLFLRKNIDLYGLKNELNNQCSLIDELTTPTTVYKVQGQTTQAKILNQVLSEDYEQLKQDPSYGQTVIVLADESLLLPTLQTIPSDEQSIQVNLNVTMGLGYTSSSLFGLADLWLSHQVDMMSPRSAEELNVPYKTVEKFLTHPLIAVDEKKRTQVLAAFVKEQLVVIPLERLVQQKGIFQFFFQKVRDALSLTKELKSLLEYLAKRHLEQQNLRQLDAELFVKTIQELNRMHDTLAQHIQTSGNNFAPRFAAALIRKALEAISVPLSGDPLSGLQVMGLLETRNLNFDHVVILGLNDGIIPQNSVGNSFIPDSLRRAYGLPVLENQDAISAYIFYRLVQRAQKLSFVYNSLTDESNTGEPSRFLKQLEFESNFEFRYQDQHLQIKVEDQQELVIPKTTVIMDKLGLYLSGNRTLSASALTTYIANPIDFFYKYVAEISEPEEVNEVVEANNLGTILHGAMEDFYNQLKAESNFISPERIAQKRKDLTKLIEHNFIKEFYPENTKKIHFTGIQRVIMAIVKEYIHIILDHDERSAPFTILQMEEEMIVPFEFNDSYGRKQIIHMKGIIDRVDIGQDGVTRIVDYKTGSDELDYKSLEEAFNTDGKKLNKALVQTLFYTYVFEKAKNIRNVEPNLYVVRKMKNGGTLFQTKVEFTDDKNKVKKADQDLSGDFLAEEKERFVELLASKLQELFDPQVPFRVSQHSENYIFSPYKSLMTT
- a CDS encoding UvrD-helicase domain-containing protein, with amino-acid sequence MSGILPLKILKASAGSGKTFSLAVHYLTLLFHHEYKYREILAVTFTNKATEEMKTRILDVLKGLANNDPSPGTDNYRQLLLKAYPQYSNIELQDRAQKIYRRILHDYSHFSVSTIDGFVQKVIRGFAFELGLDAAYSLEMNLDKVQDQLVNRLDLELDDKPELVEWIVDLAKERIDNDKSWNYKGELLSLTREIFKERFADFETGLNEIGYSNIEKEFSKYVQLTKQQIRSVEEALVSKAQSVLQAFRDSNLSTDDLKGKSRNPLLKLTRITEKDFGQISSLHKLIDTPEEWFQKNTDNSPFYSINPLLKDLCTYFQHEEGSYILATQFQNNVYYLRLMQELALLLRAYREESGNLLISDAQHLLTGITEDAGDNPSFIWEKIGNRYRNFLFDEFQDTSVSQWKSFRSLVQNAISAPSEEFTDHLIVGDTKQSIYRWRNGDWSILESGAKADLGSHHIVDDNLEDNHRSSTAIIEFNNFLYASFPRLLQDKLNLLVAETEKTELLDWWVAKGYHDIINSIFENVRQNTTPRTPEGGIIKISKFSKQEEEERMFSDSVFREYALKDTIEEIRRIQQDFHYTYSEMCVLVRTNGEAESVVNELMAAGIPVVSGDALMIANSTAIKLIINTLYILVGYDENTSLYKANCISLYHKIRDIAIDPDIFLTIKGKSLSQLSGILPPRLCEEANNWMQLPLPELVERIIHAYGLDQKPEYLAYLLSFRDITANATKQGEKGVLSFLNWWEEDGVRKTLPSPDAANAVQVMTIHKSKGLAFRAVFIPFCNLDLGGKTNGIFWVPAVNTSYEALKSIPLKYKDELAKSSVANYYFEENLYSHIDALNMIYVATTRAKDYLYIGIKEKKDLKKLSNTGDLFQLVLAEHFESEDVYNVEKPVRTDRKQDSPQTIGLHAYPTSDRLSDIYIPHEEKNAAHVLHIGQAGRQGSILHTILADIKSLAELPSYLDSLLLEGTIMEEEKILFQQEATRVLQHEQLNELLSKAEQHFSERSIVSADGHVYRPDKILIQDNFVAVIDYKFTFQEHPEHLDQVRIYMDLLGKIGYKDVEGYLFYATTNTLKPVI